A portion of the Chryseobacterium tructae genome contains these proteins:
- a CDS encoding RNA ligase family protein, with translation MPDSLKKIGLNENDLSKLDKLKWVVTEKIHGANFSFSYENHTLKYAKRREYLAWGDDFFGFQIVVNKLENKIISLFEHLKTAIPGCRYTIYGELFGGKYPHPEVPAAEHLQAIQTGVYYAPDIHFCAFDIGIVNDLEIKYYLDYETAVSYFDRFDVPYVNHC, from the coding sequence AAAGCTAGATAAATTAAAATGGGTTGTTACAGAGAAAATTCATGGAGCTAATTTTAGTTTTTCCTATGAAAACCATACACTTAAATATGCCAAGAGAAGAGAATATCTAGCCTGGGGAGATGATTTTTTTGGATTTCAGATTGTGGTCAATAAACTGGAAAATAAAATAATTAGTTTGTTTGAACATTTAAAAACAGCAATTCCTGGTTGTAGATATACTATTTATGGGGAATTGTTTGGAGGAAAATATCCCCATCCTGAAGTTCCTGCAGCTGAACATTTACAAGCCATACAAACAGGAGTCTATTATGCTCCGGATATTCATTTTTGTGCTTTTGATATTGGAATAGTAAATGACCTGGAAATTAAATATTATCTTGACTATGAAACGGCAGTTTCTTATTTCGACCGGTTTGATGTCCCTTATGTAAACCATTGTTAA